One genomic region from Nitrospirota bacterium encodes:
- a CDS encoding helix-turn-helix domain-containing protein — protein sequence MWRVREHRELGKRARKLPVAVLKKYELWKNLVFRHGPAVLRTFPGFHDEKLKGERSGQRSSRLSLQYRVIYQVEEREQVVYVLDVTPHQYSESPAMKKATSTQFIPAKPRIILTTGEVIKMLRDLKGWTQKDLSLRCGISPSNLSLLEHDRLEIGKRRAEQLAKAFGIHPAIIMFPEYEGSEIARVA from the coding sequence GTGTGGCGCGTGCGTGAGCACCGGGAGTTGGGAAAGCGGGCCCGAAAGCTGCCCGTGGCTGTGTTAAAAAAATACGAACTCTGGAAAAATCTTGTGTTTCGACACGGACCGGCCGTTCTGAGAACATTTCCCGGCTTCCACGATGAGAAGCTTAAAGGCGAGCGATCGGGCCAACGCTCGTCGCGTCTCAGCCTTCAGTACCGCGTCATTTATCAAGTGGAGGAGCGTGAACAGGTCGTCTACGTGCTGGATGTGACGCCGCATCAGTATTCGGAGAGCCCAGCCATGAAGAAAGCAACTTCCACGCAGTTCATCCCCGCGAAACCGCGCATCATCCTGACCACCGGGGAGGTGATCAAAATGCTGCGAGACTTGAAGGGCTGGACCCAGAAGGACCTGTCCCTGCGATGCGGCATCAGCCCGAGTAACCTGAGCCTGCTCGAACACGACCGACTGGAGATCGGAAAAAGACGGGCTGAGCAATTGGCCAAAGCGTTCGGTATTCATCCGGCGATTATTATGTTCCCCGAATACGAAGGCTCCGAGATCGCCCGAGTCGCGTAG
- a CDS encoding type II toxin-antitoxin system prevent-host-death family antitoxin, whose protein sequence is MKTVRIAELKARLSGYLREVRSGRSVTVLDRDTPIARIVPYTPDVASLIVHKPLPNAPPPGRVKLPPPLSIKGDIVDLLMVERQGER, encoded by the coding sequence ATGAAAACCGTCCGCATTGCCGAACTCAAAGCCCGACTCAGCGGGTATCTCCGAGAAGTCCGGAGCGGTCGATCCGTCACCGTGCTCGATCGCGATACGCCGATCGCACGGATCGTTCCCTATACCCCCGACGTCGCTTCCCTGATCGTCCACAAACCGCTGCCGAACGCCCCACCTCCCGGTCGCGTGAAGTTACCGCCCCCTCTTTCCATTAAGGGTGATATCGTTGACCTCCTCATGGTGGAACGGCAAGGCGAACGGTGA
- a CDS encoding PIN domain-containing protein: MIAYVDSSVLLRVVLGQRHALREWPTIERGIASALVQVECLRTLDRLRIQQRIDQATIAERREAIYTVIDTLEIAALTQSVLSRAAAPFPTELGTLDALHLATVLLWRDQVQQDLVMATHDAALGLAARASGLRVVGV, translated from the coding sequence GTGATCGCCTACGTCGATTCGTCGGTTCTCCTACGGGTCGTGCTGGGACAGCGACACGCCCTCCGAGAGTGGCCCACCATCGAACGAGGAATCGCGAGTGCGTTGGTCCAGGTGGAATGCCTCCGAACCCTGGACCGACTCCGCATTCAGCAGCGCATCGACCAAGCCACCATCGCCGAGCGGCGCGAGGCGATCTACACGGTGATCGACACGTTGGAAATCGCTGCACTCACGCAGAGTGTGCTGTCTCGAGCCGCCGCGCCGTTTCCAACGGAACTCGGCACGCTGGATGCCCTCCATCTTGCCACCGTCCTGCTGTGGCGCGACCAGGTTCAGCAAGATCTCGTCATGGCTACCCACGATGCCGCGCTGGGCCTGGCCGCCCGGGCGTCGGGCTTGCGCGTGGTCGGCGTCTAG
- a CDS encoding SRPBCC family protein, producing the protein MAYAAGGSQHRQPEATHERVHQTITIRATPNAVFDFVANIETLPQWAVVFCQKLRRDGSRWIVTTPGGEMTLRYASDPRSGVVDMYTSVAGGEEDVAYSRVIPNGDGSEYVFTFFQTSDISDQDFARMGAALKKELGVLKGLLEKRS; encoded by the coding sequence ATCGCCTACGCTGCCGGTGGTTCACAACACCGCCAGCCGGAGGCGACCCATGAACGCGTACACCAGACCATCACCATTCGGGCAACCCCCAACGCGGTGTTCGACTTTGTGGCGAACATTGAGACCCTTCCTCAGTGGGCCGTGGTCTTTTGCCAGAAGCTGCGCCGCGACGGGAGCCGCTGGATCGTGACCACGCCGGGCGGAGAGATGACCCTTCGCTACGCGAGCGATCCTCGATCCGGAGTCGTGGACATGTACACCTCGGTGGCAGGGGGCGAGGAGGATGTGGCGTACTCGCGCGTGATTCCCAACGGCGACGGCAGCGAGTACGTGTTCACGTTCTTTCAGACGTCGGATATCTCGGATCAGGACTTTGCGCGGATGGGTGCGGCGCTGAAGAAAGAGTTGGGCGTGCTCAAGGGGTTGTTGGAGAAACGGAGTTGA